From a single Mycolicibacterium moriokaense genomic region:
- a CDS encoding peroxiredoxin, protein MKRGDQVAEFELPDQTGTVRSLSELLAGGPIVLFFYPAAMTPGCTKEACHFRDLASEFAAVGASRVGISTDPVEKQAQFADKQKFDYPLLSDADGTVATQFGVKRGLLGKFMPVKRTTFVIDTDRTVLEVIASEVSMDTHADKALEVLRQRQSA, encoded by the coding sequence ATGAAACGTGGTGACCAGGTTGCAGAGTTCGAGTTGCCGGACCAGACAGGCACCGTGCGAAGCCTTTCGGAGTTGCTCGCAGGTGGCCCCATCGTGTTGTTCTTCTACCCCGCCGCGATGACGCCGGGATGCACCAAGGAGGCGTGTCACTTCCGCGATCTGGCCTCGGAGTTCGCCGCGGTCGGTGCCAGCCGGGTGGGCATCAGCACCGATCCCGTCGAGAAGCAGGCGCAGTTCGCCGACAAGCAGAAGTTCGACTACCCGCTGCTGTCGGACGCCGACGGGACCGTCGCCACGCAGTTCGGGGTCAAGCGCGGCCTGCTCGGCAAGTTCATGCCGGTCAAGCGGACGACGTTCGTGATCGACACCGACCGCACCGTGCTCGAGGTCATCGCGAGCGAGGTCAGCATGGACACCCACGCCGACAAGGCGCTGGAGGTGCTGCGCCAACGGCAGTCCGCGTGA
- a CDS encoding ABC transporter ATP-binding protein: MTPALELADVTFRRDGKQIIDGISLKVNAGEHWALLGPNGAGKSTLLGFCAAVMFPTSGTVHILGEQMGRVELARLRRFIGHVNPRHRLQYSLTVREVVLTGITATIDTPMRWTPSDEELDRADAMIDAVGLSHKATDVWPTLSQGERGRTLIARALVSEPRLLLLDEPTTGLDVAAREQLLETIDSLDETHPDVASILVTHHLEELPTTTTHALLIAEGRTVAVGTARETVTTDNVSDAFAHPVIVGYDEGRWTARAKATRIIGSA, from the coding sequence GTGACGCCGGCGCTCGAACTGGCCGACGTGACGTTTCGTCGCGACGGCAAGCAGATCATCGATGGCATCTCGCTCAAGGTCAACGCCGGTGAGCATTGGGCGCTGCTCGGTCCGAACGGTGCGGGTAAGAGCACGCTGTTGGGATTCTGTGCGGCAGTCATGTTCCCCACCTCGGGCACCGTGCATATCCTCGGCGAGCAGATGGGCCGCGTGGAGCTCGCGCGGTTGCGTCGGTTCATCGGTCACGTGAATCCCCGTCACCGGCTGCAGTATTCGTTGACGGTGCGCGAAGTGGTGCTGACGGGTATCACGGCGACGATCGACACACCGATGCGATGGACACCGAGCGACGAGGAGCTTGACCGGGCGGACGCGATGATCGATGCGGTCGGGTTGTCGCACAAGGCAACCGATGTGTGGCCGACTCTGTCACAGGGTGAGCGTGGTCGGACGCTCATCGCACGGGCGCTGGTGTCCGAGCCGCGGCTGCTGCTGCTCGATGAGCCGACAACGGGTCTCGACGTGGCTGCGCGCGAACAGCTACTGGAGACCATCGATTCGCTCGACGAGACGCATCCGGACGTGGCGTCGATCCTCGTCACCCACCACCTCGAAGAGCTGCCGACCACCACCACGCACGCCTTGCTCATCGCAGAGGGGCGAACCGTCGCCGTCGGGACGGCGCGGGAGACCGTGACCACCGACAACGTCAGCGACGCATTCGCTCACCCGGTGATCGTCGGCTACGACGAAGGTCGGTGGACCGCGCGCGCCAAGGCGACGCGCATCATAGGTAGCGCTTGA
- a CDS encoding alpha/beta hydrolase: MVKRIAAILGLGFVATTVRSYLKVRDALSEVAPELRSPVLPLVAVAFTQRKLWFSRRLMSIPTKPCAGVTMAKRRVGDPSVPVLVFTPDHRATPAPAVLWLHGGGYVVGTPEFEAAGSARLARDLGAVVVSPDYRLAPEYPFPAGLDDCMAVLSWMRENADELGIDAARIAVMGASAGGGMAAAVAQRSHDEGTTLRAQILVYPMLDDRSSLVADHAGRGRFAWTPESNVYGWTAYLGHPPRMSDAPEYASPGRRSDLSGLSPAWVGVGELDVFHDEDVAYAEQLKSCGVPCELVTVPGMYHGADFVRPNAQSMKDFHSGMLGFLKRYL, from the coding sequence ATGGTGAAGCGGATCGCAGCGATCCTTGGTTTAGGATTCGTTGCTACGACGGTGCGCAGTTACCTCAAAGTCCGCGATGCCTTGTCGGAAGTCGCACCCGAGTTACGCAGCCCCGTCTTGCCGCTCGTCGCGGTGGCGTTCACCCAGCGCAAACTGTGGTTCAGCAGGCGACTGATGAGCATTCCCACGAAGCCCTGCGCTGGCGTCACGATGGCCAAACGCCGCGTCGGCGATCCGTCGGTCCCGGTCCTCGTCTTCACGCCCGATCACCGTGCCACGCCCGCGCCCGCGGTGCTGTGGCTCCACGGCGGCGGTTACGTCGTCGGGACCCCGGAGTTCGAGGCGGCGGGTTCGGCGCGTCTCGCTCGCGACCTCGGCGCCGTGGTGGTGTCACCTGACTACCGGCTGGCTCCAGAGTATCCGTTTCCCGCGGGTCTCGATGACTGCATGGCGGTGCTCAGCTGGATGCGTGAGAACGCCGACGAATTGGGAATCGACGCGGCTCGCATTGCGGTGATGGGGGCCAGTGCCGGCGGGGGAATGGCGGCCGCAGTCGCGCAACGTAGCCACGACGAAGGGACCACTCTGCGGGCGCAGATCCTGGTGTACCCCATGCTCGACGACCGCAGCAGCCTGGTCGCGGACCACGCGGGCCGTGGCCGCTTCGCGTGGACACCCGAATCGAACGTGTACGGATGGACGGCGTATCTGGGCCATCCGCCACGCATGTCCGATGCACCCGAATACGCCTCTCCGGGTAGACGATCCGACCTGTCCGGCCTATCACCGGCGTGGGTCGGTGTCGGCGAGCTCGACGTCTTTCACGATGAGGACGTCGCCTATGCCGAGCAGCTGAAGTCCTGCGGTGTGCCGTGTGAGCTCGTCACCGTGCCCGGTATGTATCACGGCGCGGACTTCGTGCGGCCGAATGCGCAGTCCATGAAGGACTTCCACTCCGGCATGCTCGGTTTTCTCAAGCGCTACCTATGA
- a CDS encoding alpha/beta hydrolase, with translation MKRALAVAAVALATAPAARRYFAKRGALAEVAPELRSPLLLLLSPPSSTRLLPLQRFNARLRTPSGGGVKITKHQSGDPAVRIVVTTPSRGDRPRPAVLWIHSGGFVVGSPEFESFLTGQIAREVGAVVASPDYRLAPEHPFPAALDDCMTTLTWMHANADALGIDTHHIAVGGASAGGGLAAAVAQRCHDDGIPLAAQVLVYPMLDDRTALRDDHGGRGHFLWTPASDRFGWTSYLGREPGASDVPEYAAPARRSDLTGLAPAWVGVGDLDLLYDESVTYAERLRESGVDCELVTVPGMYHAADGIARKAPSMLSFRASMLQHLRTHVAEVQ, from the coding sequence GTGAAACGCGCTCTGGCGGTCGCCGCGGTGGCGCTGGCGACTGCACCGGCCGCCCGGCGGTACTTCGCGAAGCGTGGTGCGCTGGCCGAGGTGGCTCCGGAGCTCCGGAGCCCCTTGCTGTTGCTGCTTTCGCCGCCGTCCAGCACGCGATTGCTGCCACTGCAGCGTTTCAATGCTCGGCTGCGCACCCCGTCCGGTGGGGGTGTGAAGATCACGAAACATCAATCCGGCGACCCTGCTGTCCGGATCGTCGTCACCACACCGTCGCGGGGCGACCGGCCTCGCCCCGCGGTGTTGTGGATCCACAGTGGGGGTTTCGTGGTGGGGTCGCCGGAGTTCGAATCATTCCTGACGGGCCAGATCGCGCGTGAGGTCGGCGCGGTGGTGGCGTCTCCGGACTACCGGCTCGCGCCTGAGCATCCCTTTCCCGCGGCGCTGGACGACTGCATGACCACGCTGACGTGGATGCACGCAAACGCTGACGCGCTCGGCATCGACACTCATCACATCGCCGTCGGGGGCGCCAGTGCCGGTGGCGGGCTTGCGGCTGCGGTGGCGCAACGCTGCCACGATGATGGCATTCCGCTGGCAGCTCAGGTGCTCGTGTATCCGATGCTTGACGACCGCACTGCGCTACGGGACGACCATGGCGGGCGCGGACATTTTCTGTGGACTCCCGCATCGGACCGATTCGGCTGGACGTCGTATCTGGGTCGTGAGCCGGGAGCGTCGGACGTGCCCGAATACGCGGCACCCGCACGCCGATCCGACCTCACCGGTCTTGCGCCGGCATGGGTCGGGGTAGGCGATCTTGACCTGCTGTACGACGAGAGCGTGACCTATGCCGAGCGATTGCGCGAGTCTGGCGTGGACTGCGAACTGGTCACCGTCCCAGGGATGTACCACGCCGCGGACGGCATCGCTCGAAAAGCACCATCGATGCTCAGTTTTCGCGCCAGCATGCTTCAGCATCTACGAACGCACGTCGCGGAGGTTCAGTGA
- the hisI gene encoding phosphoribosyl-AMP cyclohydrolase produces the protein MSALDESIASRLKRDANGLFTAVVQERGTGQVLMVAWMDDDALARTLETREATYYSRSRGEQWIKGATSGHTQRVHSVRLDCDGDTVLLEVDQVGAACHTGDHSCFDADVLLAPEA, from the coding sequence ATGAGCGCGTTGGACGAAAGCATCGCCTCGCGGTTGAAGCGCGACGCGAACGGGCTGTTCACCGCGGTGGTGCAGGAACGCGGTACCGGTCAGGTGCTGATGGTCGCGTGGATGGATGACGATGCGCTGGCGCGGACGCTGGAAACCCGTGAGGCGACGTACTATTCACGTTCCCGCGGCGAGCAGTGGATCAAGGGCGCGACCTCGGGACACACGCAGCGCGTGCATTCGGTGCGGTTGGACTGCGACGGGGACACCGTTCTGCTCGAGGTCGATCAGGTCGGCGCGGCCTGCCACACCGGTGATCACAGTTGTTTCGATGCGGACGTGTTGTTGGCGCCGGAGGCCTAA
- the hisF gene encoding imidazole glycerol phosphate synthase subunit HisF gives MDLAVRIIPCLDVDDGRVVKGVNFENLRDAGDPVELAAAYDAEGADELTFLDVTASSSGRATMLEVVKRTAEQVFIPLTVGGGVRSVADVDVLLRAGADKVAVNTAAIARPELLAELSRQFGSQCIVLSVDARTVPEGEQPTPSGWEVTTHGGRRGTGIDAIEWATRGAELGVGEILLNSMDFDGTKAGFDLPMIAAVRGAVNVPVIASGGAGAVEHFAPAVFAGADAVLAASVFHFRELTIGQVKAAMAAEGIVVR, from the coding sequence ATGGATCTCGCGGTCCGGATCATCCCATGCCTGGACGTCGACGACGGCCGGGTGGTCAAGGGCGTGAACTTCGAGAACCTGCGCGACGCCGGTGATCCCGTCGAACTCGCGGCCGCCTACGACGCCGAGGGTGCCGACGAGCTCACCTTCCTGGACGTCACCGCATCGTCGTCCGGCCGGGCCACCATGCTCGAGGTCGTCAAACGCACCGCCGAGCAGGTGTTCATCCCGTTGACCGTCGGTGGTGGAGTGCGCTCGGTCGCCGACGTCGACGTGCTGTTGCGCGCGGGCGCGGACAAGGTCGCCGTCAACACCGCCGCCATCGCCAGGCCGGAACTGCTCGCCGAGCTGTCCCGCCAGTTCGGATCGCAGTGCATCGTGCTCTCGGTCGATGCGCGCACCGTTCCGGAGGGTGAGCAGCCCACGCCGTCAGGGTGGGAAGTGACCACGCACGGCGGGCGGCGGGGCACCGGCATCGACGCCATCGAATGGGCCACGCGGGGAGCAGAACTCGGTGTCGGCGAGATCCTGCTGAACTCGATGGACTTCGACGGCACGAAAGCAGGGTTCGACCTGCCGATGATCGCGGCGGTCCGTGGTGCGGTAAACGTCCCCGTGATCGCCAGCGGCGGCGCGGGAGCGGTCGAACATTTCGCGCCCGCCGTCTTTGCCGGGGCCGACGCGGTGCTGGCCGCCAGTGTCTTCCATTTCCGTGAGCTCACGATCGGCCAGGTGAAGGCTGCCATGGCGGCAGAAGGGATCGTCGTCAGATGA
- a CDS encoding inositol monophosphatase family protein: MALNTADLDALVDVAAKILDEAAKPFIEGHRADSAVKKKGNDFATEVDLAIERQVVEALTRETGIEVHGEEFGGADVESPLLWVLDPIDGTFNYAAGSPLAAILLGLVRDGEPVAGLTWVPFTGERFTAVVGKPLRSNGIEQPPLQPARLADSVVGVSTFNVDSRGKVPGRYRLAVIENLSRKCSRMRMHGATGIDFAYTAAGILGGTISFGAHLWDHAAGVALVRAAGGIVTNLDGSDWTIESRSALAGAPGVHAELLELLQSVGAPEDF; this comes from the coding sequence ATGGCGCTCAACACGGCCGACCTGGATGCTCTGGTCGACGTGGCCGCCAAGATCCTCGACGAGGCGGCCAAGCCGTTCATCGAGGGCCACCGAGCCGATTCGGCGGTGAAGAAGAAGGGCAACGACTTCGCCACCGAGGTCGACCTCGCGATCGAACGCCAGGTGGTCGAGGCGCTCACCCGCGAGACCGGCATCGAGGTGCACGGCGAGGAATTCGGCGGTGCCGACGTCGAGTCGCCACTCCTGTGGGTCCTCGACCCGATCGACGGCACGTTCAACTATGCGGCCGGTTCGCCGCTGGCGGCGATCCTGCTCGGCCTCGTGCGCGATGGCGAGCCGGTGGCGGGGCTGACGTGGGTTCCGTTCACCGGTGAGCGATTCACCGCCGTTGTGGGTAAGCCGTTGCGCAGCAACGGTATCGAGCAGCCGCCGCTGCAGCCCGCGCGGTTGGCCGACTCCGTCGTAGGGGTCAGTACCTTCAACGTCGATTCGCGGGGCAAGGTGCCGGGACGGTACCGGCTTGCCGTGATCGAGAACCTGAGCCGCAAGTGCTCCAGGATGCGGATGCACGGCGCGACCGGAATCGACTTCGCCTACACCGCGGCCGGAATCCTCGGGGGAACCATCAGCTTCGGCGCACATCTGTGGGATCACGCGGCAGGCGTCGCGTTGGTGCGCGCGGCCGGGGGCATAGTCACCAACTTGGACGGCAGCGATTGGACCATCGAGTCGCGCTCGGCCCTGGCCGGTGCGCCCGGCGTGCACGCCGAGCTGCTCGAGCTACTGCAGTCCGTGGGCGCACCGGAGGATTTCTAG
- the priA gene encoding bifunctional 1-(5-phosphoribosyl)-5-((5-phosphoribosylamino)methylideneamino)imidazole-4-carboxamide isomerase/phosphoribosylanthranilate isomerase PriA produces the protein MQGKAGSETEYGSALDAAMTWQRDGAEWIHLVDLDAAFGRGNNRELLAEVVGRLDVAVELSGGIRDDDSLKAALDTGCARVNLGTAALENPQWCAKVVAEHGEKVAVGLDVKIAGDDYRLRGRGWETDGGDLWEVLERLDREGCSRFVVTDVTKDGTLNGPNLDLLQKVTDRTEAPVIASGGVSSIDDLQAIATLTDRGVEGAIVGKALYAGRFTLPEALAAVAQ, from the coding sequence ATGCAGGGAAAGGCGGGCAGCGAGACCGAGTACGGTTCGGCGCTCGACGCCGCGATGACGTGGCAGCGCGACGGCGCGGAGTGGATCCACCTGGTGGACCTCGACGCCGCCTTCGGCAGGGGTAACAACCGGGAGCTCCTCGCGGAGGTGGTCGGCAGGCTCGACGTCGCGGTGGAGCTGTCCGGCGGGATCCGCGATGACGATTCGCTCAAGGCGGCGCTGGATACCGGCTGTGCGCGTGTGAACCTCGGCACCGCGGCACTGGAGAACCCGCAGTGGTGCGCGAAGGTTGTCGCCGAGCACGGCGAGAAAGTCGCCGTCGGGCTGGATGTGAAGATCGCGGGCGACGATTACCGGTTGCGCGGTCGCGGATGGGAAACCGACGGCGGCGACCTCTGGGAGGTGCTGGAACGCCTTGACCGCGAAGGCTGTTCACGCTTCGTCGTCACCGACGTAACCAAGGACGGCACGCTCAACGGTCCGAACCTCGATCTCTTGCAGAAGGTCACCGACCGCACCGAGGCGCCGGTGATCGCCTCGGGCGGGGTGTCGAGCATCGATGACCTGCAGGCGATTGCGACCCTCACCGATCGCGGCGTCGAAGGTGCGATTGTCGGAAAGGCGCTCTACGCGGGACGGTTCACGCTTCCGGAAGCGTTGGCTGCGGTGGCGCAGTAG
- the hisH gene encoding imidazole glycerol phosphate synthase subunit HisH codes for MTARVVVLDYGSGNLRSAQRALERVGANVEVTADVDAAMNADGLVVPGVGAFEACMVGLRKIGGEKIIADRVAAGRPVLGVCVGMQILFARGVEFGVETAGCGQWPGSVIRLDAPVIPHMGWNVVDAPANTRLFKGLDPNTRFYFVHSYAAQQWEGNPDALLTWATHTVPFLAAVEDGPLSATQFHPEKSGDAGASLLGNWVEGL; via the coding sequence GTGACAGCCAGAGTCGTCGTCCTCGACTACGGCTCGGGAAACCTTCGGTCCGCCCAGCGCGCGCTGGAACGCGTCGGCGCGAATGTCGAGGTGACCGCCGACGTCGACGCGGCGATGAACGCCGACGGACTGGTGGTCCCCGGCGTCGGTGCGTTCGAGGCGTGCATGGTGGGCCTGCGAAAGATCGGCGGGGAGAAGATCATCGCCGACCGCGTCGCCGCCGGCCGTCCGGTACTCGGCGTGTGCGTCGGTATGCAGATCCTGTTCGCGCGCGGTGTCGAATTCGGTGTGGAGACCGCCGGCTGCGGCCAGTGGCCGGGTTCTGTGATCCGGCTGGATGCGCCGGTGATCCCGCACATGGGATGGAACGTCGTGGACGCGCCGGCCAATACGAGGCTGTTCAAGGGGCTGGACCCGAACACCCGCTTCTACTTCGTGCACTCCTACGCGGCCCAGCAGTGGGAGGGCAATCCGGACGCGCTGCTGACGTGGGCGACCCACACCGTGCCGTTCCTGGCCGCGGTCGAAGACGGTCCGCTTTCGGCGACGCAGTTTCACCCGGAGAAGAGCGGCGACGCCGGCGCATCGCTTTTGGGCAATTGGGTTGAGGGGCTCTAG
- the hisB gene encoding imidazoleglycerol-phosphate dehydratase HisB, which translates to MSRIAKIERKTKESDIVVELDLDGTGVVSVETGVPFFDHMLTSLGSHASFNLFVRAKGDVEIEGHHTIEDTAIVFGQALGQALGDKTGIRRFGDAWIPMDESLAHAAVDVSGRPYCVHTGEPDHMLHFTIAGSEAPYHTVVNRHVFETIAMNARIALHVRVLYGRDPHHITEAEYKAVARALRQAVEFDDRVTGVPSTKGTL; encoded by the coding sequence ATGTCTCGTATCGCAAAGATCGAACGCAAGACCAAGGAATCCGACATCGTCGTCGAGCTGGACCTCGACGGCACCGGCGTCGTCAGCGTCGAGACGGGCGTGCCGTTCTTCGACCACATGCTGACCTCGCTCGGCAGCCACGCGAGCTTCAATCTGTTTGTCCGCGCCAAGGGTGACGTCGAGATCGAGGGTCACCACACCATCGAGGACACTGCGATCGTCTTCGGCCAGGCACTGGGCCAGGCGCTCGGCGACAAGACGGGTATCCGGCGGTTCGGCGACGCGTGGATCCCGATGGACGAGTCCCTGGCGCATGCGGCCGTCGACGTGTCCGGACGGCCGTACTGCGTACACACCGGCGAACCGGATCACATGCTGCACTTCACAATCGCGGGATCCGAGGCGCCGTATCACACAGTGGTGAACCGGCACGTGTTCGAAACGATCGCGATGAACGCACGCATCGCCCTGCATGTCCGGGTGCTGTACGGCCGCGATCCGCACCACATCACGGAGGCCGAGTACAAGGCCGTCGCTCGCGCGCTGCGCCAGGCCGTCGAGTTCGACGACCGTGTCACCGGTGTGCCGTCGACGAAAGGCACACTGTGA
- a CDS encoding histidinol-phosphate transaminase, giving the protein MTPGKKVTLDDLPLREDLRGKSPYGAPQLQVPVRLNTNENPHPPTKALIDDVTASVQAIAGELHRYPDRDAVALRTDLAAYLTAQTGVDLGVENLWAANGSNEILQQLLQAFGGPGRSAIGFVPSYSMHPIISDGTQTKWLVANRAADFSLDTDVAVQAIKERNPDIVFVASPNNPSGQSVSLDDLRRLLDAMTTGLLIVDEAYGEFSSQPSAVSLIDDYPTRLVVTRTMSKAFAFAGGRLGYLIAAPAVIDAMLLVRLPYHLSSITQAAARAALRHADDTLGSVSKLIAERERVSEALTGMGFRVIESDANFVLYGEFADAPATWQRYLDAGVLIRDVGIPGFLRATIGLPEENDALLDASARLANTELVSIGAS; this is encoded by the coding sequence GTGACGCCTGGCAAGAAGGTGACCCTGGACGATCTGCCGCTGCGCGAAGACCTGCGCGGCAAGTCGCCCTACGGGGCGCCGCAGCTGCAGGTTCCGGTGCGGCTCAACACCAATGAGAATCCGCACCCGCCGACCAAGGCTCTCATCGACGACGTGACCGCGTCGGTGCAGGCGATCGCGGGGGAGTTGCACCGCTATCCGGACCGAGACGCGGTCGCGCTACGTACCGATCTCGCGGCGTACCTGACCGCGCAGACAGGTGTCGACCTCGGTGTCGAGAATCTGTGGGCGGCAAACGGTTCCAACGAGATCCTGCAACAACTGCTGCAGGCGTTCGGGGGGCCGGGTCGCAGTGCCATCGGGTTCGTGCCGTCGTACTCGATGCATCCGATCATCTCCGACGGCACACAGACGAAATGGCTGGTGGCCAATCGCGCCGCCGACTTCAGTCTGGACACCGACGTCGCGGTGCAGGCGATCAAGGAACGCAACCCGGACATCGTGTTCGTAGCAAGCCCCAACAATCCGTCGGGACAAAGTGTTTCACTTGACGACCTGCGGCGCCTACTGGACGCGATGACCACCGGCCTGCTGATCGTCGACGAGGCCTACGGCGAGTTCTCCAGCCAGCCCAGCGCGGTCAGCCTCATCGACGACTATCCGACCAGGCTGGTCGTGACCCGAACGATGAGCAAAGCATTCGCGTTCGCCGGGGGACGGCTGGGCTATCTCATCGCCGCCCCCGCGGTGATCGACGCGATGTTGCTTGTCCGGTTGCCCTATCACCTGTCGTCGATCACGCAGGCGGCCGCGCGGGCGGCGCTTCGCCATGCCGACGACACACTGGGCAGCGTCTCGAAGCTCATCGCCGAACGTGAGCGTGTGTCAGAAGCATTGACCGGCATGGGCTTTCGCGTCATCGAGAGCGATGCCAACTTCGTGCTGTACGGAGAATTCGCCGACGCGCCCGCCACGTGGCAGCGCTACCTGGACGCCGGAGTCCTCATCCGCGACGTGGGCATCCCCGGATTCCTGCGGGCCACCATAGGCCTTCCCGAAGAGAACGATGCGCTGCTGGATGCGAGCGCTCGCCTCGCGAACACCGAACTCGTATCCATAGGAGCATCGTGA
- the hisD gene encoding histidinol dehydrogenase translates to MNAPSSLIARIDLRGTELSAAQLRSALPRGGVDVDAVVPKVRPIVDAVAERGAEAALEFGESFDGVRPVKVRVPEERLQQALDALPDDVRTALEVAIERTRAVHADQRRTDTTTTLGPGATVTERWVPVERVGLYVPGGNAVYPSSVVMNVVPAQTAGVDSLVIASPPQRDFDGLPHPTILAAARLLGVDEVWAVGGAQSVALLAYGGTDTDGAELAPVDMITGPGNIYVTAAKRICRSQVGIDAEAGPTEIAILADHTADPVHVAADLISQAEHDEMAASVLVTPSADLADATDRELANQLETTFHKERVRAALGGKQSATVLVDDLDAGIRTVNAYAAEHLEIQTTDAREVAGRIRSAGAIFVGAYSPVSLGDYCAGSNHVLPTAGCARHSSGLSVQTFLRGIHVVDYDEAALKDVSGYVITLAKAENLPSHGEAVRRRFER, encoded by the coding sequence GTGAACGCGCCGTCATCCTTGATCGCCCGCATCGACCTGCGCGGCACTGAGCTTTCGGCTGCCCAGCTGCGGTCGGCTCTGCCGCGCGGCGGTGTCGACGTCGACGCGGTCGTTCCGAAGGTCCGACCCATCGTCGACGCGGTGGCCGAGCGCGGCGCGGAGGCCGCCCTGGAGTTCGGGGAATCGTTCGACGGAGTCCGGCCCGTGAAGGTCCGAGTGCCCGAGGAGCGGCTGCAGCAAGCGCTGGATGCGCTGCCCGACGACGTCCGGACTGCGCTCGAGGTAGCGATCGAACGCACCCGCGCGGTGCACGCGGACCAGCGGCGTACCGATACGACGACAACGCTCGGCCCGGGTGCCACGGTCACGGAGCGTTGGGTGCCCGTCGAACGCGTCGGCCTCTACGTGCCGGGCGGCAACGCCGTCTATCCCTCCAGCGTCGTGATGAATGTCGTGCCCGCGCAGACCGCTGGCGTCGACTCGTTGGTGATCGCCAGCCCGCCGCAGCGCGACTTCGACGGTCTGCCACACCCGACGATCCTGGCCGCCGCGCGGCTGCTGGGCGTCGACGAAGTGTGGGCGGTCGGCGGTGCGCAGTCGGTGGCACTGCTGGCGTACGGCGGCACGGACACCGACGGTGCCGAACTGGCGCCGGTCGACATGATCACCGGCCCGGGGAACATCTACGTCACCGCCGCCAAGCGGATCTGCCGTTCGCAGGTGGGCATCGACGCGGAGGCGGGCCCGACGGAGATCGCGATCCTCGCCGATCACACCGCGGACCCTGTGCACGTCGCGGCGGATCTGATCAGTCAGGCCGAACACGACGAGATGGCCGCGAGCGTGCTCGTCACGCCCAGCGCCGATCTGGCCGACGCCACCGACAGGGAACTCGCGAACCAGCTCGAGACCACCTTCCACAAGGAACGGGTGCGGGCGGCACTGGGCGGCAAGCAGTCTGCGACGGTGCTCGTCGACGACCTCGATGCGGGTATTCGCACCGTCAACGCCTACGCCGCCGAGCACCTCGAGATCCAGACCACCGATGCCCGTGAGGTGGCGGGCCGAATCCGTTCGGCGGGTGCGATCTTCGTCGGCGCGTACTCACCTGTGAGCCTTGGTGACTACTGCGCCGGGTCCAACCACGTACTGCCCACCGCCGGCTGCGCCCGCCACTCCAGCGGGCTGTCGGTACAGACGTTCCTGCGCGGTATCCACGTCGTCGACTACGACGAGGCGGCCCTGAAGGACGTATCCGGTTACGTGATCACGCTCGCTAAGGCCGAGAACCTGCCCTCGCACGGCGAAGCGGTGCGGCGGAGGTTCGAAAGGTGA
- a CDS encoding nitroreductase family deazaflavin-dependent oxidoreductase, translating to MSAKDHPNNAPGVPMIYPPAFERLQIKYMNPVVKRVARLMPGLAKIQHRGRKSGKTYETVVTPFRKGNTLAIALGHGKTDWVKNVLAANEADILFGSRTVHLVNPRIIPAGGDAEGLPFMARVQAKKMAVFVADIA from the coding sequence ATGTCCGCCAAGGATCACCCCAACAACGCTCCCGGCGTCCCGATGATCTATCCGCCCGCGTTCGAGCGCCTGCAGATCAAGTACATGAACCCCGTCGTCAAGCGGGTCGCGCGGCTCATGCCGGGTCTCGCCAAGATCCAGCACCGCGGCCGCAAGTCCGGCAAGACATACGAAACCGTCGTCACCCCATTCCGCAAGGGAAACACCCTCGCGATCGCGCTCGGCCACGGCAAGACCGACTGGGTGAAAAACGTGCTCGCCGCCAACGAGGCCGACATCCTCTTCGGCTCGCGTACAGTCCACCTCGTCAATCCCCGGATCATCCCCGCGGGCGGCGATGCCGAAGGCCTGCCCTTCATGGCCCGCGTTCAGGCGAAGAAGATGGCGGTGTTCGTCGCCGACATCGCCTGA